AGAACAACTTGCTCAGCAACAATTTCAAATGCAAACACAAGGACAGTTGGCTGAACTTGAGCAACAGCTTCTTGCTACTCGAGGACAACTTGAACAGAGCAATGTGTTACTTAATCAATATGATGCTAGAGTGAGAACTCTTGAAAATGAGCTGAGCCAGGCTGGCGTTAACTTGCAGGAGCAAATACATCAAAATGATGATCTTATtgaatctttaaaaaatcagatTCTTACATGGAAAAACAAGTACGAAGCATTAGCCAAATTATATACACAACTTCGTCAGGAACACTTAGATTTACTTTcgaaatataaacaaattcaGCTCAAAGCAAGTTCTGCGCAAGAGGCTATTGacaagaaagaaaaaatggaaagagaaatgaagaataaaaaCTTGGAACTTGCTGATATGATTTTGGAAAGAGACAGGGCTCGTCACGAACTCGAGACTATGCATCGTAGTCAACGAGACAAGCAAGAAAGCACTGAGCGTGAATTACGTTTACTTCAGGAAAAGGCTGCTTCCCTTGAGCGCAATAAATCATCTGAAGTATCAAATTTGCTTAGTCGTTATAATACAGAAGTTGCTCATTTAGAAGATGCTCTTCATTCAAAGGATCGTGAGCTAGCCAACTTAGGTGTTGAATTGAAGTCTACTGAAAATCGGTACCGCCAACTTTTGCaggaaaaggaagaagagCTGGAGATTCAAAAAGCAGCTGTCGACGAGTCTCTGTTACAGCTTAGCAAATTACAATTGGATCGTAATGACATTGATCAAGCGATGGATACTCAAATTGACGAGCTTTTGAAATCGCAGCTGGAGAAGCTTGATGACATAGTGGATTCTGTTTTGGCTACTGGTATCCAACGTTTAGACACTAGTTTGTATGAACTGGATTCACCGATGCATGCCGGTAATCAATATGCTACTCCTGAATTTATTCTATCTactattgaaaatgctAGTAACAATGCTACTGATTTTTCGACAGCATTCAATAACTATTTTGCTGATGGGCCTAACGCTGACCATTCTGAGGTCATCAATGGAGTCAATCTTTTCTCCACGGCCATATACGAAGTTGCCAATAATGCTAAAGGTTTAAGTAGAACAACTGGTGACGACCAAGGATCGGATCGGTTTGTTGGCTTATCTCGGGATTTGGTAAATATGGCCAAACGGTTCCTTTCCAGTTTATTTTCCGTCAACACAAGAAAAATGGATGTAAATGTTAAAACAGATCTTGTAATTGGTGAAAATATAGAGTTACAACGCTATTTACAACAACTTACACAGTACTCTGAAAAATTCCTGAACAAAGAATCGGAAAACACTGTGGGATTACTCAATGCTCCCGGTGAAAACATTGAAGAACTTGTCGATAATCAACTGGCGGAAACAGCACAGGCTATTCAACAGGCTATTTTAAGATTACAAAATATCGCAGCAAAACCCAAAGACGATAGTTTGTCCCCTTCAGAACTGCAAGTTCACGATTCTTTGTTAAGCGCATCAATTGCCATTACCGAGGCTATTGCCAGATTAATTAAAGCAGCAACTGCTTCACAGGCAGAGATTGTTGCTCAAGGAAGAGGTTCCAGTTCACGTGGTgcattttataaaaaacataacCGCTGGACGGAAGGCCTTATATCAGCTGCGAAAGCCGTTGCGCGTGCTACAACTACTTTAATCGAAACTGCTGATGGAGTCGTAAACGGTACATCTAGTTTTGAGCATTTGATTGTCGCATGTAATGGTGTTAGCGCCGCAACTGCACAATTGGTTGCAGCCTCTCGtgtaaaagcaaatttcGCCTCTAAGGTTCAAGATCATCTTGAGGATGCTGCGAAAGCTGTTACGGAGGCCTGTAAGGCATTGGTTCGTCAAGTGGAGTCTGTTGCTCTCAAAGCTAAAGAGGTGCAGCATGAAGACTTCTCTTCAT
This portion of the Schizosaccharomyces pombe strain 972h- genome assembly, chromosome: I genome encodes:
- the end4 gene encoding clathrin adaptor End4, producing the protein MSSFRLQSDHMQSDASLMTSVRKATSIDETAPKRKHVRSCIIFTWDHHTARPFWTAIKVQPLLANEVQTFKALITIHRVLQEGHKSALVDSQSEKGWLKTCERQYDGESSPKGYSDLIRDYVDYLLDKLSFHAQHPEFNGTFEYKEYISLRQVDDPNEGYETVYDMMNLQDHIDEFQKQLFSNFKRSNKNECRIAALVPLVQESYGIYRFLTSMLRALYSTVDAPETLEPLKHRYKSQHHRLRQFYADCSNLRYLTSLISVPRLPHDPPDLEGDDNIPDLPKRPASIAPQPTGASTIAPQPTGTSPSPPVEMNFPDTSDITPAYSEPEPIQDFWSDPTLDQQLAAQQAAQQAAQQQAELAAQQAAAQQAQLAAQQAAEMERQRMAAQQHQQALEAIQMAQAEQQRIAQEQLAQQQFQMQTQGQLAELEQQLLATRGQLEQSNVLLNQYDARVRTLENELSQAGVNLQEQIHQNDDLIESLKNQILTWKNKYEALAKLYTQLRQEHLDLLSKYKQIQLKASSAQEAIDKKEKMEREMKNKNLELADMILERDRARHELETMHRSQRDKQESTERELRLLQEKAASLERNKSSEVSNLLSRYNTEVAHLEDALHSKDRELANLGVELKSTENRYRQLLQEKEEELEIQKAAVDESLLQLSKLQLDRNDIDQAMDTQIDELLKSQLEKLDDIVDSVLATGIQRLDTSLYELDSPMHAGNQYATPEFILSTIENASNNATDFSTAFNNYFADGPNADHSEVINGVNLFSTAIYEVANNAKGLSRTTGDDQGSDRFVGLSRDLVNMAKRFLSSLFSVNTRKMDVNVKTDLVIGENIELQRYLQQLTQYSEKFLNKESENTVGLLNAPGENIEELVDNQLAETAQAIQQAILRLQNIAAKPKDDSLSPSELQVHDSLLSASIAITEAIARLIKAATASQAEIVAQGRGSSSRGAFYKKHNRWTEGLISAAKAVARATTTLIETADGVVNGTSSFEHLIVACNGVSAATAQLVAASRVKANFASKVQDHLEDAAKAVTEACKALVRQVESVALKAKEVQHEDFSSLGVHEYRRKEIEQQVQILKLENDLVAARRRLFDMRKTSYHVAEE